AACCTTTATTTTTAGCTCTTAAACACCAGTCTGTGTCTTCATAATAAATAAAATATTGAGGATCTAATAATCCCACTTCATTAATTACTTTTTTTTTGATTAGTAAGCTACATCCACATATATAATCAATTTCCCTATTTTTTAAATTATTTTTTGTGGTATTTAAATGAGGGTGTGTTATCTTACCAGTATAACAGTTGATATCGCCCCCAATATATGTTATTTTATCAGGTTCACTGTAATAATAAACATTCGGGCCCAAAATTCCAATATTCTCATTATCAGCTTCATTAACAAGGATATTTAAAAATTGAGGTTCTACCATAGTATCATTGTTTAAAAGCAGTACAAAATCAGTATTTAAATTTTCTAGTGAGTATTTTATTCCAATATTGTTTCCTTCAGCAAAACCATAATTTTCATCGTTTTCTATGAGAATTAACTTTCTATTTGAAGGTAATTGAAATAAACCATCTTTGGTGTTTAACTCATTATTAGTAAATTTTAAGATATTTATAGGCTTATTTACCGAATCATATTTAAAAAATGGCGATTCTACTGTTAATTTGCCTTTACAATATTCTTTAATTTTTTCTATTGAATCATCTTTAGAATTATTATCAACAAGAATAACATTATAATTAGGGTAATCAATCTGGTAAAGGGATTCCAGACAGCCTATGGTGTCTTTCCAACCATTCCAATTTAGAATTATGATAGAAACATGAGGATTCATAATAATTTCCTTAATAATTTCATTTATCTAAATAAAAAATTATTTTGTATAATATTTTTTGTGCAATAAATGGATATGCTGTATTCCAATTTCCAATTGTTGTGGGAATCCATTTATAATGTTTATGATGCTTATTAATCAATTTTTTCATAGTAGTGAAATATCCGCTTGAAACCGGAAACCCATTTGATAAATGATGTACATACATAGGGATTGCATATACATCCAATTTCAGATTTTTTACACTTAAACAGTAATCAACTGCATATAAATGCCAATTATCACAATTTTCCTCATCAAATTGAAGATACTCAAATACGGATTTAGGTATTATCACCAAACATTCATCTAAGGTTTGTACTTTCATAGGCATATCAATAGGAATGCCAACATCTTTAGAATCTTTACCTTGCTTCATATTTGAAATTACATGTGCTTCTTCTTTAATTTTTCCAGCAGCACCTGCAATTCCTAGATTATTTAATGAATTTAATGACTTTTCAATATTTTCTAACGATTCAAATAAAAAAGCAACATCTTGATGTATAAACACTATATATTTCTCTTTAGCTTTTCTACCACCATAATTAAGTGCTTCTGCAGCTGATTTATACTTATTAACAGTATTATCAATTAGAATTAGTTCATATTCTGTATTTTGGCGGTTTAAGCTTTTGAGTAAATACTCATCTAAAACTTTCTTATTATTAAAAACACATACAATTGAAAAAATCTATTCCACCCCTACTCATAGAATCATATCATATTTATTGCTTTTTCAATAAGAATCACTTTAATATCTATTTTAAACTTCCTTTCATCAATCTTAATTAATTATATATCTTAGATAAAACATTAAATTAAATATAATTTATATTCTATTCATATATGAATATTAATATAACACATGTTATTTATGAACGCTGTAATTTTTGATGATGGATTTAGAACACCATTAAACAACGAAACAAACATTAACCCCTTGCCAATGTTATAGGAGAAAATCCTATTTTATGTATATAATGAAATTATAATCACATTATGGATTTAGAGACTTATTAATACATTAATGATAAAGAGCTTATTAATTTAAGTAATTCAAGAAAAGGAAAATGGAGAATATGAAATGAATAAAACAGTGTTAGTTACAGGGGGCACAGGATTTATTGGTAGTCATGTTATTGAACGACTATTAGAAGATAAATTTGATGTTATTCTACTAAAGAGAAGTTATTCTGATGTTTGGAGAGTTAAAAATATTCTAGAATATATACAAAGTTACAATATAGATGAAATTAAATTGGAAGATATATTCAAAAAAGAAGATATAGATTCAATTTTCCATATTGCTGCATATTACAAGAAATTCCATTCTTCAAATGATTTAGATTCCCTAATTTCTTCTAATATAACATTTCCTGTTAAATTACTTGAATTATCAAATGAATATAATGTTAATCATTTTATAAATACTGGAACATTTTTTGAATATTCCAATAAACCATTACCTGTAACTGAAGAAAACACTAAAACGCCATTTAATTTATATGCCATGACAAAGATAGTTTTTGAAAGTATTCTCAAGACATACGCCACTAAAAAAGAAATTAAAGCCACTACTTTAAATCTTTTTTCTACTTATGGCCCTAAAGATAATGAATACAAATTATTTCCTCAACTAATTAAAGCAGCACTTAAAGAAGAAGAAATAAAATTGTCACAAGGTTTTCAAAAGCTTGATTTTGTTTATGTAAAAGATATTGCCAGTGCATACATGCAATGTATGAATAATATGGATTCATTACCCAATTATGATGCCATAAACATTGGAAATGGTTTTCCATATAGCATCCGGGAGATTGTTTCTGTAATAGAAGAAATTTTAGGTAAGCCCATTGGAAAAATATGGGGAAATCCAGCTGAAGAAGAGATTGATATAACATTTGCCAGTAAAGACAAATCTAGTAGCATCCTCAAATGGGCACCAAAATATTCCTTACATAATGGATTGAATGAAACTATAACTTATTATCGTGATGAATATGATTTATAAAAATGAAAATTTACTTAAAATCCCTGGAATTAAGGGCAAATATATAAAAGATGTGGAAATTAAAGCATTAAAAAGAATTCCAGATGAAAGGGGCAGCATATATCACATGTTAAGGAGTGATGATGAAATTTTTGAAGATTTTGGTGAAATCTACTTTTCTTCTGTATATCCTGAAGTGATTAAAGGCTGGCATATCCACAAAAAAATGATTTTAAACTATGCTGTAATACATGGAATGATAAAGTTAGTTCTTTATGATGACAGAGAAAATTCAAAAACACACGGTAATTTAATGGAAATTTTCATAGGAGAAGAGAATTATTTACTTGTTAAAATACCACCAAATATATGGAATGGATTTAAAGGAATAGGAGAAACCAAAGCAATAATTGCTAATTGCGCATCAATTCCCCATGATTCAGAAGAAATATCAAGAAAAGATCCATTTACAACAGATATACCTTATGAATGGAAGAAAAAACATGAATAAAACCTTGATTAGACTATAGCCTATAATTGATATGGATAATTTAAATTATATATTATATGATAAAAGAATTCATTTACAATGCCAAAAATAAGAGATATGGTTAAGATTAATCCAGTTTTTAATTTTTATGGTAAGGGAATTTAAATGTTCAAATTTAGATATAATTTACTTGCTATATTTCAAATTTCTCTACTGTTTTTAAATACAGTTATACTAATTAGAGTTTTTGGAGCTTCTTTTCAGACCGATGCTTATCTAATTGCCAGTTCCATAATAGAAGCACTTGGACTAATTCAGCTAATGTCAGTTGAACAATTTATGTATTTCTATCATGATTTAAAGGTAAAAAGTGTGGAAGAAGCTTATAAATTTTATAATTCATCTTTAGTTTTTTCTATTGTAGTTGGAATAGCCTTTTTTGCTATTTTATTTGTAGGAATTAACTATATCATAGATATATTTGCATATAACATAGATCCACAACGTTATATTGTTTTAAAAGATGTTTTAATCATTTTGATAGTGGGCATGATTTTTAATTCAGCTAATTTTGTAAACCAGAGATTATTAAATGCTGAAATGAAATTTTCAATTCCATATATATTAGAAGGGATCTTTCCTCTTTTTATTTTAATATCTTTAATCTATATTCTAATTTCAAATAATCCTAACATCGAATTTTTAGCTTATGCACGTGTTTTAGGTATTATTATAGCATTTATTTTAGGGTTAGTTATCATTAAAAAGTTAGGAATTCCATTTAAATTAAGATTAAGACATCCTATGCTTAAAAGCTTTGTAAAAAATAGTTTTTCCATGAGATTTGGGCATAATATTCATAATCTTTTCTTTAATCCAATAACTACTAACATATTATCTTCATTACCTGTTGGTTATGCTTCATTATTTTACTATGCCCAAATGATTGTTATTGCAGTTAATTCAATGGTTTTAGGTCCTTCAATCCGAGTTTTGTATTCTAAAGTCTCAAATTATTGGGCAGAAGATGAAATTAATTTGATCAAAAAATCGATAAAAGATTATTTAAGGATTTATATTCCTTTATTTGTAGTGGCTTTGATCTTAACCTTTTTTATTATCCCAACAGCTCTTAATTTAATTAGTTCAGGTACATTAAGTCCTGCAGATATTGAGTTAATTAAATACATATTTGCTGGATTAGCAGTATGGTATTTGATTATAATGATTGAATCTGCTTTTGTATCTGTTGGAGTGGCATCTAAAAACAGCGTGATATTTATAACTACCAATACAATTTTTATAATAATTTTCTTTAGCCTTTCATTTCTACTTAAAAATGATATTGGAGTTTTTGCAATTCCAATCGCGGCTATTATAGGTCAAATAATAAACTTTATATTTTATAGTACATATGGCCTGAAATTACTAAAAATTAAGATTAGGGGGAGAAACCATAAACCCAAAAATTAGCATTATAATACCCACATTCAATCGAGCTAATTATTTAATTAAAGCTGTAGAAAGTGCTTTAGCTCAAGATTATATTAATTTAGAAGTTATAGTGTCTGATAATGATTCTAAAGACGAAACTAGTGAAATAATGAAAAATTTCGTGGCCGATGAGAGATTTAAGTATTTTAAAAATGAAAAAAATATGGGAATGGTTGCTAACTGGAGAAAAGCAGTTTATGAACATGCCGAGGGAGATTTTTTCCTAATACTTTCTGATGATGATTATTTTATGGATAATAAGTATATTTCAAAGGCAGTAGAATTAATAGAAATTGATAATAACGTAGTTATAGTGTATGCTAACGGTTATTTGTTATATGAAAATTTAAACAAATATATGAAGCTTGAATTACCGTTTAGTGGTATTGAAGATGGTAAAACTATATTTTTAAGCAGGCAGAAAGTCAATCCTCAAGATTTTACATTGTGTAACATTTTATTTGATAGAAAATTAGCTATGGAGCTAAATGCATTTTCTAATAATTATAATATCTCCTGTGATTCTGAAATCTTTCTTAAAATGTGCTTATATGGAAAAATTGGAGTAATAAATGATTTTGTATCTGTTTATTTAATACATTCAAGTAATTTGATAGATAAACAAAAAACAGATTTCAATATGCTAATCAATAATTTAGACTACATTTTTGAGCCTTACAAATTAGCTCAATCGTTAAATGTTATTTCAAAAAATGATCTGAAAAAATGGGAAGATGAAGTAATTGTGCCCATAATTACAATAAAATTAGTTGAGATATTAATATTCCATAAAGAAAAATATGAAGATGCATTGGAAATATTAGATAAAAAAAATCATGATGCACTTCTAAAATCCCAAAAAACTTTAAAATTAAGGATGTACACCATTTTATCCAAAATTAATATGGCCAGATTTATTTATAACCTAATTACATTATTAACAAATCAAAAAAGCTAAATAAATTAAATAATCAAGATATTAGTGCATTAACATGTCGATTTTAGTAACGATTGGAATTGTGGCCAAAAATGAGGCGGAAAATATAGAAAAGACATTAGAAAGTGTTATAAATCAAAATTTTAGAAAATGTGACGCATTTTCTAACCTTTCGGAAATCAAAGATTTCCGATTCCCAAACGTAAAGCGTTTAAGGCCACTAAAATCAAAGATTTTAGAGGATTTTGATCATTCAAAGTTTGAAATAATCGTTGTGGACGGTAATTCAGATGATAAAACTCGTGAAGTAGCAGAAAATGTTTTAAACTCTTCAAATATAAAATATCAAGTTTTAAATGAAAAAGATTTTGGTTTTTATGGGTTATGCTTTGCAAGAAACATTGTAATTGATAATGCCAGCTCAAGCTCTAAATATATAGCTTTTACAGATGCAGATTGTATTGTGGAGGAAAATTGGCTGCAAGAATTATTATTAGAAATTGAAAATACTGGAGATAAGGTTGCAGGAGCTGGAGGGCCGAGATTAGTGGCCTTAACAAAAAACAAAAAAGAGGTTGTTATTAACCATTATTTAACTTCATTTATTGCATCTGCAGGTAATCCTGCATTCTCTAAAAGAGATGTTAAATTTTTAGACAGCATTCCTAACTATAATTCAATCTATAAAAAAGAGATAATCCAAAAATTTAGATATGACGACAGTTTAATCATATCTGACGATAATGAACTGAATTACCGGCTTAAAAAAGCAGGGTATAAATTTGTTTACGGCAAAAATGCTGAAGTTTACCACGGTGAAACTGATTCAATAATGGAATTTGGAAAAAATATGTTCAATTATGGAGTTAATATAACAAACACCATAAAAAAACATAGGATATTTAAAATAAAGCCATTTATTTCATTAATATTCTTAATTTACCTTATTTTTATTATACCATTATATTTAATCATTGGTTGGCTTATTTTAATTCCATTAATGCTTTATTTCATTCTTGCAATACTTACTTTTGCAGAAATTTTGTTTAAAACAAAAACTGTTTATTCTGTAATTGTTTTTTTATTAATGCCCATTCAACATGTGTGTTATGCATATGGAATAATTTATAATCTTTTATTTATTAGACCTGTGCATAAAAATAATAGTTAGAGTATAGAATAATTGAAGTAAAGTTAAGTTATATGTTTTTAAATGGTGAAGAAATGATATATTTTAGAGGTTGTGTTGCAAGGGAAAAGCTTAATAAAATATCTGAAGCTACAGAAGAGATATTGAATCATGCCAATATTGATTTTAAATTAATAGAAACTGAAACATGTTGTGGATCATTTTTACTTAGAACTGGCTTTGTAGATGATGCAAAAGAAGTAATGGAAAATACATTAAATGAGATTGAAGGAGAGAAAATAATTACTTCTTGTGCAGGCTGTTATAAAACATTTAAAGAAGATTATCCTGAAATTTTAGGTGTCAAGCTGGATGTTATGCACACTTCGCAGTTTTTCAGCGAATTAGTTGATAATGGAAAGCTTGAAGTTGAATATTTAGATAAAACTGTTACTTATCATGATCCATGCCATTTAGGGCGGCATCTTGAAGAATATGATGCTCCGAGAAATATTTTAAAAAAAATTGCTAATTTAGTTGAGATGAAAAGAAATAAAGAAAATTCAAGGTGTTGTGGTGCTGGTGCAGGAGTTAGATCTGCACATCCTGAAATAACAGAAAACATTGCAAAAATGCGCATAAATGATTTAGAAGAAATAGACGCCAAAATACTTGTAACATCATGTCCTTTCTGTATATTAAATCTTGAATCTGCCTCAAAAAATGTAAAAATCTTGGATTTATCCCAAATAATTCTAAATGGATTGAAATAAATAATATCAATCATTTAATTTGATAATTCCTTTTTGGAGTATAAAAATGGATGAAAATAAATTAAAGTCAATGCAAAAATCATTCAAAATACTTGAAGATCGTAAAAAAAAGCTTTTATTAGGTGATTCTACGCGAATAGAAGGGCTTAAAGAGTATGTGAAAGAAATACGTAAATATAGTATAAATAATCTTCAAGAACTCATTGAAACTGCCATTAAAAACTTTGAAGAAAATGGGATAGAAGTTATATATGCTGAAAACTCTAATGAAGCTTTAAATGAGATTTATAATATAGTTAAAGATGAAAAAATTATAGCAAAGTCTAAATCAAACACTATAAATGAAATTATGCTTTCAGAGTTTTTAGAAAATAAGGGAATTGAACTTGTAGAAACAGACCTTGGAGATAGAATAGTACAGCTTGATCCAGAAAGTAAAGGACCTTCTCATCCTATAGGCCCTGCAGCACACCTGAATATGGAAAAAATTGCCCAAATAGCTTCAAAAAAATTTGGAGTAAATGTTAAACCAGAAGCAAGACCTATACTGGATATAATTAAAAATAATGTTTTAAAAAAAGTTTCTAAATGCAATATAGGATTAACTGGAGCTAATACTGTGGCTGCTGAAGATGGATCAGTGATTGTGGTGCATAATGAAGGAAATATCAGTTTAGTTTCCATGAAAGATATCCATATCGTTGTTGTAGGTGTTGATAAGTTAGTAAGGACTATTGAAGAAGGTATAAGTCTGGTGAAACTTGAAACAATATTTGCAACTGGAAAAACAATTCCCGCATATATAAATGTTATATCTTCACCATCAAAAACTGCAGATATTGAACAGATTCTCTTAAAAGATATGTATGGTGCAAAAAGAGTTATTGTGATACTTTTAGATAATGGCAGAACTAAAGCACTTAAAGAATATGATGAATGTCTTTTATGCATCGGATGCGGCAGTTGTATTGTCGCATGCCCTGTTTATAATGTTACAGGCTATGAATTTGGATACAAAGGATATTTAGGCGGTAGAGGTGTATCATTCAGCTATTTTATAAAAGATAATGAAACATGCTTTGATTCAGGACTTTTTAAATGCACTGAATGTGGTTTATGCACCATTGAATGTCCCTTAAATATTAAAACAAATAAAATGATTGAAAAACTAAGAGAAAACTCTGTAAAATCTGATATTTATCCAGAAAAACATGGTGAAACTGCAAAAAAAATTAAAAAAAATGGATCACCTTTTTAAGCTTGCAAATAACTTTAGGGATTTTTTAAAAAAATAGTTGAGTTGAAGGAAAGAGTTTAAATAATTTAGAGTATAATTTTTTACAAAATAAGAATTTAAATATTAATTTATAAATATTAATTTAATTATCAAGATGATAAATGGAGGTATATGCTTTGCTTCTCTTAATAAGTCCAATAAACACTGAAGAAGCACACGAAGCCATTGAAGGCGGTGCAGATATAATTGACGTTAAAAATCCAAAAGAGGGATCACTCGGTGCTAATTTTCCATGGGTCATTAAAAGTGTGCGAGAAATGACTCCCAAAGACATGCTTGTAAGCGCAACATTAGGTGATGTTCCCTATAAACCCGGTACAGTGTCACTTGCTGCCCTTGGTGCGTCAGTTTCAGGCGCTGATTACATTAAAGTAGGGTTATACGGCACAAAGAATTATGATGAAGCCCTTGAAGTAATGGAAAACGTTGTAAAAACTGTTAATGATTATAATGATGATGCTATTGTAGTTGCATCAGGATATGCTGATGCTCATCGAATTGGAGCAGTAAATCCAATGGAAATACCAGAAATTGCTGCAGAAGCCGGTGCAGACTTAGCTATGGTAGATACTGCAGTTAAAGATGGTAAAACACTCTTTGATTTCATGGATGAAGAAATGATAGCCAAATTCAATGATGAAATCCATGATTATGGACTTAAATCCGCACTTGCAGGATCAGTAAAAAAAGACCAGCTTTTAACATTACATCAGTTAGGATGTGATGTTGTAGGGATAAGGGGAGCAGCATGTATTGATGGAGACAGAAACTCCGGTAAAATTCATAGAAGTGCTGTTAATGAATTGAAGAAAATGATAGAAAACTTTTAATTCCCTAAAATACAAAAAATTAAGAAATTCAAAATTATTTTTTGATCAATTAAATATTTGATCAAACACTCAAAACTAATGTCATAAAACAAAAAATAAGTTTTAATAGCATTCAAATTATGATTTTAAAGCCGTAACATATGTTTAATGGCTTCTTAAATTTATGGAGGTATTTTAATGTACTCAAAAAAGTTAAAAAATGCTCCAGATGGTTATACTTTCGATGATTTTTTAATAGTGCCTTCTGCATCATCTGTTGAGCCCAAAGATGTTAATATTAAAACAAAGATTTCCAGAAATTATTCTATTAACGTTCCTATAATAAGTTCTGCCATGGACACTGTCACCGAATCATATATGGCAATTGCTCTTGCTCAAGAAGGAGGATTAGGAGTTATACACAGAAATATGACCATAAATGAGCAGGTAAATGAAGTAAAGAAAGTAAAACAATCTGGTGACCTCACAGTTAGAGATGTAATAACTATCAGTCCTGATGAATCCATTTGTGAAGCTAATCAAATTATGGACATGGAAGATGTAAGCGGACTTCCTGTTGTTGAAGATGAAGTAGTTATAGGGATAATAAGTAGAAGAGATATAAAACCTATCATTAACTCTGATTCAGAAAAGAAAGTAAAAGAAATAATGACTGAAAATGTCTTAACAATCCCAGAATCCACAACTCCAGAGGATGCATTAGATATAGCTTATGAAAATAAAGTAGAAAGACTTCCAGTAGTTAGAAACAATAAATTAATGGGAATTGTAACTGTACGTGACATATTAGAACGTAAAAAATTCCCGAATGCATCAAGAGATAAAAAAGGGAAATTTATTGTGGCTGCAGCAGCAGGACCATTTGATTTAGAACGTGCCATTGCACTGGATGATGCAGGAGCAGACATAATCGCTATAGATGTTGCACATGCTCATAACTTGAATGTTGTTGATGCTGCAAAGACTATTAAAGATAATATTGAGGCTGATTTAGTTGTTGGTAATATTGCAACTGCTAAAGCTGCAGAAGACCTGATTGCAAAAGAAGTGGACGGACTTAAGGTAGGTATTGGCCCAGGATCCATCTGTACAACAAGAATAATTGCAGGAGTCGGTGTTCCTCAGCTTACTGCAATATCTGATGTTGCAGATGTAGCAAAAGAACATGAAATCCCAGTTATAGGTGATGGAGGTTTAAGATTCTCTGGTGATATTGCAAAAGCCATAGCAGTTGGTGCTGATGCTGTAATGGTAGGAAGCTTACTTGCAGGAACATATGAATCTCCTGGCGATGTTGTAATTATGAATGGAAGAAAATTCAAACAATACCGCGGAATGGGGTCATTAGGTGCCATGACTGGAGGAGTAGGTGCAGGAACAGACCGTTACTTCCAGGAAGTTAAAGGACCAATGAAACATGCAAAATTAGTTCCAGAAGGTGTAGAGGGAGTTGTACCATACAAAGGACCTGTAAATGAAGTTTTATTCCAGTTAATTGGTGGCCTTAAATCTTCAATGGGTTACTGCGGCGCAGAGGATATTCAAAGCATGAAAGAAAATGCAAAGCTTGTAAAAATCACTTCAAGCGGAATGACAGAAAGCCATCCTCACGACATGACAATAACCAATGAAAGCCCTAATTATCCTACAACACGTTTGATGTAGGGTAATTCTGCTTTATTTTAAATATCTAAAACTAATTTTTTTTATTTTTAAAGGAATTCCAATGAAATCAATAATAATCCTTTGCGGTGGAAAAAGCCAGAGAATGGGTAAAGATAAAGGATCCTTATTATTAAATAAGAAGCCAATGGTTCTCCATGTATTAAATGCCATAAAAGATATTGCTGATGAGATTATACTGGTTTTAAGAGAAAACACACAAGTTGAAAAATATAAAAACTTACTAAAAAATGAGAATATCCAATTAAAAATTGTTACAGATAAAATTGAATCTCAAGGACCACTTGTTGGAATTTTAACTGGTCTTTTAAACATTAAATCCGAGTATGCTCAGATTTTACCTTGTGATTCGCCGTTTATTTCTAAAAATTTTGTTTTAAAGATGTTTGAAATTATAGAATCTAATGATTTCGATGCTGTGGTCCCAATATGGAATGATGAGCATATTGAACCGCTACATTCAATATATAAGAAAAATGTCATTGAGATTATTGAAGATAGTTTAAAAAATGAACGAAGAGACGTTAATTCTTTAATTAACAGTTTGAAAATCAAATTTGTTGATGTTAATGAGCTTGACCAAACTACTCAAAGCTTCCAGAATATAAACACTATAAATGAGTTTGAAAATATTTGAAAGAATTTATTTTATCTTTTTTGGAAAATTTTAAATTATATTTATCCTGTTTTTTTGTTTAGTTGTATTTATTCATCTCATCTACTTTTAAAAATGTAATAAATGGATTTTATAATAAATTACACTCAAATACTGGCTGTTTTTGCTTATGTGAATATAGTAAACAAAGGTAACCCTCAAAATTCTCAAAAATCATAGCTACAAAAAACTTCGTTTTTTGTGTATCAAAATCAAAGATTTTGAATGATTTTTGGAAGTTAGAAATTGAAAATCTTCGATTTTCAAATTCGCAACGAAAGTTGCGAAAAATGCGTAGCATTTTCTAAAATTCTACGAATTTTGGGGCATCGAAAATCGATGTTTTTCGAATGGTATATATATTATTTAATCTAATATATTATTGACTCAAAATATGAGGCCGATAAAATGAAAACAAAAAGAAGATATAAACATAGGACTATTTTAGATAGGAAAGGTTTGATTGAAAGAATGCTTGAAGACACTTCAAAAACCATTGATTCTATAAAATACGACCTTGAAAAGTCGATTGTGGATTATACCTTTGTTCCCGGCAAAGATATAATTGAAACAGATGAAGATGTCATAGTACATATAGACCTTCCAGGTATCAAAAAGAAGGATATTGAACTTAGAATAACCGAAACTAAAATTCGAGTTAAAGCAAAGTTCGATATAGAGCTGGAAATCGAGCAGGGAAGTTATATAACACTTCATGATCGAAAATCAGGTGTAATGAGGAGAACTGTAAGGTTCCCTAAAAAAATCATACCTAACGAAGCCGAAGCTAAATTCCAAGATGGTGTTCTAATCATAGAAGCTCCGAAACTGGAAAAAGAAGAAAGCTTTAACCTGGAAATCAAATAATTATTTAACTTAATTTATCTTTTTTTATTTTAAATTACTTTTTTTAAATCCAAAATTAGAATTAACTTTATTAAACTTAAGATATTATATTTCCATTAATGACTATGAAAATTGCAGTTATAATAGGAACAAGGCCAGAAATTATCAAAATGGCCCCAGTAATTGATGAGATGGAACAAAGAAATGTTGAATATGTCCTGA
This portion of the Methanobacterium sp. genome encodes:
- a CDS encoding glycosyltransferase family 2 protein, whose protein sequence is MNPHVSIIILNWNGWKDTIGCLESLYQIDYPNYNVILVDNNSKDDSIEKIKEYCKGKLTVESPFFKYDSVNKPINILKFTNNELNTKDGLFQLPSNRKLILIENDENYGFAEGNNIGIKYSLENLNTDFVLLLNNDTMVEPQFLNILVNEADNENIGILGPNVYYYSEPDKITYIGGDINCYTGKITHPHLNTTKNNLKNREIDYICGCSLLIKKKVINEVGLLDPQYFIYYEDTDWCLRAKNKGFKVIYVPEAKIWHKISSSINKDSTMALYYGIRNHFLLIRKNCDFKHLLIFLPVFLFRKFIFSLFLIFQGRINEFKTVIYAVIDAINGKYGFKDLD
- a CDS encoding family 2 glycosyl transferase — its product is MFSIVCVFNNKKVLDEYLLKSLNRQNTEYELILIDNTVNKYKSAAEALNYGGRKAKEKYIVFIHQDVAFLFESLENIEKSLNSLNNLGIAGAAGKIKEEAHVISNMKQGKDSKDVGIPIDMPMKVQTLDECLVIIPKSVFEYLQFDEENCDNWHLYAVDYCLSVKNLKLDVYAIPMYVHHLSNGFPVSSGYFTTMKKLINKHHKHYKWIPTTIGNWNTAYPFIAQKILYKIIFYLDK
- a CDS encoding NAD(P)-dependent oxidoreductase codes for the protein MNKTVLVTGGTGFIGSHVIERLLEDKFDVILLKRSYSDVWRVKNILEYIQSYNIDEIKLEDIFKKEDIDSIFHIAAYYKKFHSSNDLDSLISSNITFPVKLLELSNEYNVNHFINTGTFFEYSNKPLPVTEENTKTPFNLYAMTKIVFESILKTYATKKEIKATTLNLFSTYGPKDNEYKLFPQLIKAALKEEEIKLSQGFQKLDFVYVKDIASAYMQCMNNMDSLPNYDAINIGNGFPYSIREIVSVIEEILGKPIGKIWGNPAEEEIDITFASKDKSSSILKWAPKYSLHNGLNETITYYRDEYDL
- a CDS encoding dTDP-4-dehydrorhamnose 3,5-epimerase family protein, giving the protein MIYKNENLLKIPGIKGKYIKDVEIKALKRIPDERGSIYHMLRSDDEIFEDFGEIYFSSVYPEVIKGWHIHKKMILNYAVIHGMIKLVLYDDRENSKTHGNLMEIFIGEENYLLVKIPPNIWNGFKGIGETKAIIANCASIPHDSEEISRKDPFTTDIPYEWKKKHE
- a CDS encoding glycosyltransferase family 2 protein; its protein translation is MNPKISIIIPTFNRANYLIKAVESALAQDYINLEVIVSDNDSKDETSEIMKNFVADERFKYFKNEKNMGMVANWRKAVYEHAEGDFFLILSDDDYFMDNKYISKAVELIEIDNNVVIVYANGYLLYENLNKYMKLELPFSGIEDGKTIFLSRQKVNPQDFTLCNILFDRKLAMELNAFSNNYNISCDSEIFLKMCLYGKIGVINDFVSVYLIHSSNLIDKQKTDFNMLINNLDYIFEPYKLAQSLNVISKNDLKKWEDEVIVPIITIKLVEILIFHKEKYEDALEILDKKNHDALLKSQKTLKLRMYTILSKINMARFIYNLITLLTNQKS
- a CDS encoding glycosyltransferase; this encodes MSILVTIGIVAKNEAENIEKTLESVINQNFRKCDAFSNLSEIKDFRFPNVKRLRPLKSKILEDFDHSKFEIIVVDGNSDDKTREVAENVLNSSNIKYQVLNEKDFGFYGLCFARNIVIDNASSSSKYIAFTDADCIVEENWLQELLLEIENTGDKVAGAGGPRLVALTKNKKEVVINHYLTSFIASAGNPAFSKRDVKFLDSIPNYNSIYKKEIIQKFRYDDSLIISDDNELNYRLKKAGYKFVYGKNAEVYHGETDSIMEFGKNMFNYGVNITNTIKKHRIFKIKPFISLIFLIYLIFIIPLYLIIGWLILIPLMLYFILAILTFAEILFKTKTVYSVIVFLLMPIQHVCYAYGIIYNLLFIRPVHKNNS
- a CDS encoding (Fe-S)-binding protein, translated to MIYFRGCVAREKLNKISEATEEILNHANIDFKLIETETCCGSFLLRTGFVDDAKEVMENTLNEIEGEKIITSCAGCYKTFKEDYPEILGVKLDVMHTSQFFSELVDNGKLEVEYLDKTVTYHDPCHLGRHLEEYDAPRNILKKIANLVEMKRNKENSRCCGAGAGVRSAHPEITENIAKMRINDLEEIDAKILVTSCPFCILNLESASKNVKILDLSQIILNGLK
- a CDS encoding lactate utilization protein codes for the protein MDENKLKSMQKSFKILEDRKKKLLLGDSTRIEGLKEYVKEIRKYSINNLQELIETAIKNFEENGIEVIYAENSNEALNEIYNIVKDEKIIAKSKSNTINEIMLSEFLENKGIELVETDLGDRIVQLDPESKGPSHPIGPAAHLNMEKIAQIASKKFGVNVKPEARPILDIIKNNVLKKVSKCNIGLTGANTVAAEDGSVIVVHNEGNISLVSMKDIHIVVVGVDKLVRTIEEGISLVKLETIFATGKTIPAYINVISSPSKTADIEQILLKDMYGAKRVIVILLDNGRTKALKEYDECLLCIGCGSCIVACPVYNVTGYEFGYKGYLGGRGVSFSYFIKDNETCFDSGLFKCTECGLCTIECPLNIKTNKMIEKLRENSVKSDIYPEKHGETAKKIKKNGSPF